In Aerococcaceae bacterium zg-252, the genomic window ATACACCATTATCAATTGATAAATTATCACAATTAGTGAATTATTCGCCTTATTATCTTTCTAGAAAATTTAAAACAGAATTCAATATTGATATTACCCAGTATATTCGCAATGCTAGATTAGAATATTCGAAAAATTTACTTCGCTATACAAATTTGCCGATTCAAGAAATAAGTTCTACACTACACTTTACATCGCCGAGCTATTTCACTAAACTTTTTAAAAAACATTATAATTGCACACCAAAAATTTTCAGAGAGAAATTTATATAAATTAATTTATCTTATCAGTAAGCGTCCAATAACTAGGTATCATAAAATTTTGATAAAAAATAAGACATATGAGGTAGGCAAAAAGTAAAAATTCTAACAAATTGAAGAACAAAGATGTTATTAAATCAGCATCTCTAATTTTATTTATTAAAATTTGTGGACTTTTTGCCTAGCCCATATGTCATTTCTGATAAAATCAGACTTTCTATCACTGCATCAAAAGCACTGATGTATATTCACCAAACAATCTAAATTAAGCATTTCGTTTTGGTTGCCATTCATTTAATATCGTTGCACACAAAATCATCATCGTACCGATTAATTGCATAACAGTCATACCTTGTTGTAAAAACAATAGAGAAAATAAAATGGCTGTAATTGGGTCAAGATACGTTAATAATGATGCAGTCTGTGACGGTAGACGGTCAAAAGCTGAAAATAACAGTACATAAACAAACCCAGTATGCAAACTACCAATAATGAATAATAATACCCACTGTGTAGGTGAAATCAACCATTCTCCCATAGGAATCGTATTGGCAACATATACGCTCATAACAATAGCAGCAATCAGTAATTGCCAAAAGGTTTTCACCATGACATCTAATCCTTTAATCAGTTTATTAACAATCATAATACTCGCATACAAACTAGCTGCAATTAAACCATATAGAACTCCTTGCAATTGAGTTTCCTGATGACCAGTTAGCACCCCAGAAATAAGCACTGCCCCAATGACTGCAAATAGCGTTAACCCAATTTGACGCTTTGTTAAACGCTCTTTAAAAAATAATGGCGACAATAAGATAATAATAATTGGTGCCATATAATAACATAAAGTAGCAATCGCAATAGTCGTATATTGATAGGCCTCAAAGAGAAAAATCCAATTAAACCCCATTGCAAAACCCGAAATCAATAACCCTAATCCATTTTTCTTAATGCTTTTCCAGTCAAATGAGCGTCCTGTTACTTTTATCCAAGCAAAAATGAAAATCGACCCAATAACAGCACGACATAGTGCAATAAAAGCAGACGGCAATTGAATATAATGTACAAAAACACCAATACTACCGACAACTGTCATTGCAAAAATTAATTTCAACTTATCATTCATATATACCTCACTGCTCCTTATTATAAATTAATTCGTTTTTTAGTCGATGCGAATACAATTATCAATCTTCACTTTTTCCATTAAAATATTGATTCATCACATCAACTAATCCGTCATCATCATTCGACTTGGTTATTTCATCTGCTAATGATTTTAAATAGTCCGTTGCATTTGCCATTGCCACTCCGACACCGGCAACTTCAATCATTGACGCATCATTATTGCCGTCACCACACGCTACTACTTGCTCGACCGTATAACCTAAATGCGATACTAATTTCTTTATCGCATCTCCTTTTGATACTTCACGGTGCATAAATTCAATAAAATATGGTTTGGAAGTTGTCGCATAAGTAGACTGACCAAATTGACCGTCTAATGCTGTATTCACTTCTTCAACGATTGTTGGATTGCCCACTCCAATTAATTTAAGTTGTGGTGTTTCAATTGAAGATATATATTCCGGACTATAATGATACGGAATACCTGTTAATTCCGCTTCAATATGTGAGTAATCATTCTCATAATCAATAATAATTTCATCATCTGTATAAGAAATCACTGATAAGGATTGTGCTTGAATATAGTCAATAATTTCACGTTGCTCTTCTAATTCTAAACGTTTACTATATAACTCACTTTCATCGTCCATTTTCGTAATGACTGCTCCATTAAAGGAGATAATATACGAATGATACTGGTCTAATTTTAACTCTTTCGCTGTTTCAATCATCGACTTAGTCGGACGTCCACTCGCTAAGACTAAATAATAACCGTCTTCTTGCAATTGCATTAAACGTTCACGTGTCTTAGGGGTGATTTGACGCTGACTATTCAGCAATGTATCATCAATATCCAATATTAAAAATTTGTAATTCATTATAGTCCTCCTATTTGACTCAAATGTAATAAAACAA contains:
- a CDS encoding EamA family transporter → MNDKLKLIFAMTVVGSIGVFVHYIQLPSAFIALCRAVIGSIFIFAWIKVTGRSFDWKSIKKNGLGLLISGFAMGFNWIFLFEAYQYTTIAIATLCYYMAPIIIILLSPLFFKERLTKRQIGLTLFAVIGAVLISGVLTGHQETQLQGVLYGLIAASLYASIMIVNKLIKGLDVMVKTFWQLLIAAIVMSVYVANTIPMGEWLISPTQWVLLFIIGSLHTGFVYVLLFSAFDRLPSQTASLLTYLDPITAILFSLLFLQQGMTVMQLIGTMMILCATILNEWQPKRNA
- a CDS encoding HAD family phosphatase, giving the protein MNYKFLILDIDDTLLNSQRQITPKTRERLMQLQEDGYYLVLASGRPTKSMIETAKELKLDQYHSYIISFNGAVITKMDDESELYSKRLELEEQREIIDYIQAQSLSVISYTDDEIIIDYENDYSHIEAELTGIPYHYSPEYISSIETPQLKLIGVGNPTIVEEVNTALDGQFGQSTYATTSKPYFIEFMHREVSKGDAIKKLVSHLGYTVEQVVACGDGNNDASMIEVAGVGVAMANATDYLKSLADEITKSNDDDGLVDVMNQYFNGKSED